A stretch of the Geovibrio thiophilus genome encodes the following:
- a CDS encoding cob(I)yrinic acid a,c-diamide adenosyltransferase, whose translation MPDKKSCVQVYTGNGKGKTTAAIGISIRCAGAGFSVYFGQFLKDGNYSESESLKLFGDSIKHETFGHGGFIRGEPSDEDRRTARNGFEKIREAALSGRYRLVVADEINVAVSKGLVSADEVLELMRTLPESVELVLTGRYASEEIIAAADLVTEMCEIKHYYSHGIPARKGIEK comes from the coding sequence ATGCCGGATAAAAAATCCTGCGTTCAGGTATATACCGGAAACGGAAAAGGGAAGACCACAGCGGCAATCGGGATCAGCATCCGTTGCGCCGGAGCGGGGTTCAGTGTGTATTTCGGACAGTTTCTCAAGGACGGGAACTACTCGGAATCAGAATCCCTTAAACTGTTCGGAGATAGTATAAAGCATGAAACCTTCGGTCACGGCGGCTTTATCAGGGGCGAACCGTCCGATGAAGACAGACGCACGGCACGGAACGGCTTTGAGAAAATCAGAGAGGCTGCTCTCTCCGGCAGATACAGGCTTGTCGTGGCGGATGAAATCAACGTGGCAGTCAGTAAGGGGCTTGTGAGTGCTGATGAGGTTCTTGAGCTTATGAGAACACTGCCCGAAAGTGTGGAGCTTGTTCTCACGGGCAGATACGCCTCAGAGGAGATTATCGCCGCCGCAGATCTTGTCACAGAGATGTGTGAGATAAAGCATTACTATTCTCATGGAATCCCCGCCCGCAAGGGTATAGAAAAGTAA
- the cobA gene encoding uroporphyrinogen-III C-methyltransferase: MSKKLIIVGAGLNRGSMTLAGADALKTADVVLYDRLIDKAVLEYAACPCIDVGKHPYDKNCVLQRDINGIIAEHLAENKIVVRLKGGDSSVFARTAEEVETARAAGADVEVIAGVTSASALSAKLRSALTDRRNIPGVVFITGHTKEGTLDNAYNWEALAGLGFTIVVYMGVKNLGDIAGRLMEHGMEPSVPVLIGESIETAEERIMFTVLGEAGRFVDENAVKHPATIIIGEIVNHAG; this comes from the coding sequence ATGAGTAAAAAGCTTATAATTGTCGGCGCGGGACTCAACAGAGGCTCAATGACGCTGGCGGGCGCTGACGCGCTTAAAACTGCCGATGTGGTGCTTTATGACAGACTGATAGACAAGGCAGTCCTTGAATATGCCGCTTGTCCGTGCATCGACGTGGGTAAGCATCCCTATGACAAAAACTGTGTCCTGCAAAGAGATATAAACGGGATAATAGCAGAACACCTTGCGGAAAATAAGATTGTCGTCCGTCTCAAAGGGGGGGACAGTTCCGTATTCGCGCGCACTGCGGAAGAGGTTGAAACGGCAAGAGCGGCGGGTGCCGATGTTGAGGTCATAGCCGGAGTTACCTCCGCCTCTGCGCTTTCCGCCAAGCTGAGAAGCGCGCTCACTGACCGCCGTAATATTCCCGGCGTGGTGTTCATCACCGGACACACCAAAGAGGGCACCCTTGACAATGCCTACAACTGGGAGGCGCTGGCAGGGCTGGGATTCACCATAGTTGTCTACATGGGAGTAAAAAACCTCGGAGATATAGCGGGCAGGCTCATGGAACACGGCATGGAGCCTTCCGTGCCCGTGCTCATAGGCGAAAGCATCGAAACGGCGGAAGAACGCATCATGTTTACCGTTCTGGGCGAGGCGGGCAGGTTTGTGGACGAAAACGCCGTTAAGCATCCGGCGACAATAATCATAGGGGAGATTGTGAATCATGCCGGATAA
- a CDS encoding ABC transporter ATP-binding protein, protein MIELRNLTFKRGGFSIDVPDLTVEEGEKIALIGENGSGKSTLLHILTGLIACDGVHFSGRRLNGISRRERAGMIAFMPQLPSVVFPFTVFEVVRLGAYAAGYMKDADSLTEEALTDTALTELRDRAFSELSGGEKRRVMIARALNQRTGALILDEPVSMLDVRHSLEILKLLTGSGRTLIASMHEVNLSVNYFDRIWMMNKGKLIYDVPARDAEAAMLSEVFNVQAVSHTDHFTFRI, encoded by the coding sequence ATGATTGAACTTCGGAATCTCACGTTCAAGAGAGGCGGATTCTCCATTGATGTGCCGGATCTCACCGTTGAGGAAGGCGAAAAAATAGCCCTCATAGGCGAAAACGGTTCGGGCAAAAGCACGCTTCTGCATATTCTCACAGGGCTGATCGCCTGTGACGGCGTGCATTTCAGCGGAAGAAGGCTGAACGGAATAAGCCGCAGGGAGCGGGCAGGTATGATAGCTTTCATGCCGCAGCTTCCGTCCGTGGTGTTTCCGTTTACAGTGTTTGAGGTTGTGCGTCTGGGTGCTTATGCCGCAGGGTATATGAAGGATGCGGACTCGCTTACGGAAGAGGCACTGACGGATACAGCCCTGACAGAACTGCGTGACAGAGCCTTCTCGGAGCTTTCCGGCGGTGAAAAAAGGCGGGTGATGATAGCACGTGCCCTTAATCAGCGGACGGGTGCTCTCATTCTGGATGAACCCGTTTCGATGCTTGATGTCAGGCATTCGCTGGAGATTCTTAAGCTGCTCACGGGTTCCGGCAGAACACTTATCGCCTCTATGCACGAGGTGAATCTGTCGGTGAATTATTTTGACAGGATATGGATGATGAATAAAGGAAAACTGATATATGACGTTCCCGCCCGGGACGCAGAGGCGGCTATGCTGTCGGAGGTGTTTAATGTTCAGGCTGTTTCTCACACTGATCATTTTACTTTCCGCATTTAA
- a CDS encoding energy transducer TonB → MNNNRGRIFAGSLIFSILLHGAVLFFLKVEKAPAGQSEPEKITVSLRRFEQVQKPEPVIEKVQKPEPVVKKEQPKSVRKPLPVREKPSAVKTVEEPVTEEKAETAQTAPAEAVTLIAAVSVPKPAAEKPAMPPQPEFDFDGFKARLTDGIGRNKKYPYAARRRGYEGTVLLKLNIDCEGRLQGLKMVESSGFDVLDSEALSLASSVFPIREKLPEPVTLLIPISYSLHN, encoded by the coding sequence ATGAATAATAACAGAGGGCGTATTTTTGCGGGGAGCCTGATTTTCTCCATCCTGCTGCACGGCGCTGTTCTCTTTTTTTTAAAGGTTGAGAAAGCTCCTGCCGGACAGAGCGAGCCGGAAAAAATAACCGTTTCGCTTCGCCGGTTTGAGCAGGTTCAAAAGCCTGAACCGGTGATTGAAAAGGTTCAGAAGCCTGAACCAGTGGTGAAAAAGGAACAGCCGAAGAGCGTGAGAAAGCCTCTGCCCGTCAGGGAAAAACCCTCGGCAGTGAAGACTGTTGAGGAGCCGGTCACAGAGGAAAAAGCTGAGACTGCGCAAACCGCTCCCGCTGAAGCTGTGACCCTGATCGCGGCGGTAAGTGTGCCTAAACCCGCTGCGGAAAAGCCCGCTATGCCTCCTCAGCCGGAGTTTGACTTTGACGGTTTCAAGGCAAGACTCACGGACGGCATCGGGCGCAACAAAAAATACCCTTATGCCGCAAGGCGCAGAGGGTATGAGGGAACAGTTCTTCTGAAGCTTAATATAGACTGTGAAGGCAGGCTTCAGGGGCTGAAAATGGTTGAATCAAGCGGATTTGACGTTCTGGATTCCGAAGCGCTTTCCCTTGCCTCGTCAGTGTTCCCCATCAGGGAGAAACTGCCGGAGCCTGTGACCCTGCTGATACCCATAAGCTACAGTCTTCACAACTGA
- a CDS encoding ExbD/TolR family protein, translated as MINLSMFTRKSRSVDMTPMIDMVFLLLIFFLLTSVFAVPSINSDLPASSTEQKTDKLDSVVTLKADGRILVGEAEILPQELENRLKSIVAESGGKVITLAADREVNFESIVTVMDSAVRVGAVSVEFLTESKDE; from the coding sequence GTGATTAACCTCAGCATGTTCACCCGCAAAAGCAGGTCAGTGGATATGACACCTATGATAGATATGGTGTTCCTTCTTCTGATCTTCTTCCTTCTCACATCCGTATTTGCCGTTCCCTCCATCAACTCCGACCTGCCCGCAAGCAGCACTGAACAGAAGACAGACAAGCTTGACAGCGTGGTAACTCTTAAGGCGGACGGACGGATACTCGTGGGTGAGGCGGAGATATTGCCGCAGGAGCTTGAAAACCGTCTTAAAAGCATAGTCGCGGAAAGCGGCGGCAAGGTGATTACCCTCGCCGCAGACAGGGAAGTTAACTTTGAGTCCATAGTGACGGTCATGGACAGTGCTGTAAGAGTGGGCGCTGTGTCTGTTGAGTTTCTCACGGAGAGCAAAGATGAATAA
- a CDS encoding FecCD family ABC transporter permease, giving the protein MKALWLCILLCVCAGAVFVGSTDITHFRSDEVQRHILLNMRMPRVVFAAITGAMLGLSGSIYQLVLRNPLADSFTTGAASSAALGAVAAIALGLPAHLASPVALFTGLGGLMLVYGVSYRRSGISPVTMILAGVVLNIVASSVIGFVKFFFEESLTSIVFWLMGGFYMITWTKTAFAAAVFCLCAGYFLLRAKPLNILALDEMSAETSGVNVRSERMRAFVFSTALVAVSVSFTGLIGFVGLIVPHIARSFYGSDVRQGIFYSSVFGALLMITADAVARSVIPNGAELPVGIVTAVLGGVFFLYILRGRQAEMWHD; this is encoded by the coding sequence TTGAAAGCCCTCTGGCTCTGCATACTCTTATGCGTATGCGCAGGGGCAGTTTTTGTGGGCTCCACGGATATAACTCACTTCCGCTCCGATGAGGTGCAGAGGCATATTCTGCTGAACATGCGCATGCCGAGGGTTGTCTTTGCGGCGATTACGGGCGCTATGCTGGGCTTAAGCGGCTCGATATACCAGCTTGTGCTGCGTAATCCTCTTGCGGACAGCTTCACAACCGGAGCAGCCTCTTCCGCCGCTTTGGGCGCTGTTGCAGCCATCGCTCTTGGGCTTCCGGCTCATCTTGCTTCCCCTGTGGCTCTCTTTACCGGGCTGGGCGGACTGATGCTGGTTTACGGCGTTTCATACCGCAGGAGCGGCATAAGTCCCGTCACGATGATTCTGGCGGGAGTGGTGCTGAACATAGTTGCCTCATCGGTGATCGGATTCGTTAAATTCTTTTTTGAGGAGTCCTTAACGTCCATAGTTTTCTGGCTGATGGGCGGCTTTTATATGATTACATGGACAAAAACCGCTTTCGCTGCGGCTGTCTTCTGTTTGTGCGCGGGCTATTTCCTCTTAAGGGCAAAACCCCTGAACATACTCGCCCTTGACGAGATGTCTGCCGAGACCTCCGGCGTGAATGTGCGGAGTGAGCGAATGAGGGCGTTCGTGTTCTCTACGGCGCTTGTGGCTGTTTCTGTGAGCTTCACGGGGCTTATCGGCTTCGTGGGTCTGATTGTTCCGCACATAGCCCGAAGCTTTTACGGCAGCGACGTGAGGCAGGGGATATTTTACTCTTCCGTCTTCGGCGCACTGCTTATGATAACCGCGGACGCAGTGGCGAGAAGTGTCATTCCGAACGGCGCTGAGCTTCCGGTTGGGATAGTGACCGCTGTTCTGGGCGGAGTGTTTTTTCTATATATACTTCGCGGCAGGCAGGCGGAGATGTGGCATGATTGA
- a CDS encoding MotA/TolQ/ExbB proton channel family protein gives MIEEYFSKGGVMMYPLLFFSIVLTAVFIERLIFFILNRGSKRTLENSERAFFKGDFKTALAELKNSRGAMEKVAAEIINHINCSKHDLEHIAENRAISELQKFSRSLHLMDLIGRVSPMIGLSGTVLGMVKAFQSISAQKGAVDPSILAGGIWESLLTTVFGLMVGIPALIIFHIFENELSKKALMIKLKSEEMIRRAGACGD, from the coding sequence ATGATTGAGGAATATTTCAGCAAAGGCGGAGTAATGATGTACCCGCTGCTGTTTTTTTCAATTGTGCTTACAGCAGTTTTCATTGAAAGACTGATATTCTTTATCCTTAACAGGGGTTCTAAGAGAACACTGGAAAATTCGGAGCGTGCTTTCTTTAAAGGTGATTTCAAAACCGCTCTCGCAGAGCTGAAAAACTCCAGAGGCGCTATGGAGAAGGTCGCTGCCGAAATAATAAACCATATAAACTGCTCAAAGCATGATCTTGAGCATATAGCGGAGAACAGAGCTATCTCAGAGCTTCAGAAGTTTTCCCGCAGCCTGCACCTGATGGATCTCATAGGCAGGGTTTCCCCCATGATAGGTCTCTCCGGCACAGTTCTCGGAATGGTAAAAGCGTTTCAGTCAATCTCCGCGCAGAAGGGTGCGGTTGACCCTTCCATTCTGGCGGGCGGTATATGGGAATCGCTCCTTACCACTGTATTCGGGCTGATGGTGGGCATACCGGCGCTGATAATTTTCCATATCTTTGAAAACGAGCTCAGCAAAAAAGCGCTGATGATAAAACTCAAAAGCGAAGAGATGATCCGCCGCGCGGGAGCCTGCGGTGATTAA
- a CDS encoding ABC transporter permease has protein sequence MNGVKGVLYRETRVLRSRFWKVLASSAVSPFLFLLAFGYGIGRFASVDGVDYLTFLIPGLVAMSSLNQSYGISGEINISRFYFKVFDEYLLAPVSRWEIVAGEMLYGVIKGLIPAAVILVYALIAGAGLKISLLFVPVLFVHLIVFSLLGIIVALVVKNHGDQMAVNTFVITPMIFLSGTFYPVDKMPLTAKIIAHISPLTYSTQLIRCSLIGTGCDLLLNLGVMLGAAAVLFVIAGRILKGVES, from the coding sequence ATGAACGGTGTAAAAGGTGTTTTATATCGTGAAACCCGGGTTCTGCGCAGCAGGTTCTGGAAGGTGCTTGCATCATCCGCCGTGTCGCCTTTTCTGTTTCTTCTTGCCTTCGGGTACGGAATAGGGCGGTTCGCCTCAGTTGACGGTGTGGATTACCTGACGTTTCTCATACCCGGACTTGTTGCCATGAGCAGCCTGAATCAGAGTTACGGCATTTCCGGTGAGATAAATATTTCCCGGTTCTATTTTAAAGTTTTTGACGAATACCTTCTCGCTCCCGTGAGCAGGTGGGAGATCGTGGCGGGTGAGATGCTCTACGGAGTTATCAAAGGGCTTATTCCCGCTGCTGTCATCCTTGTTTATGCGCTCATAGCCGGAGCGGGCTTGAAAATAAGCCTTCTGTTTGTTCCCGTGCTGTTTGTTCACCTTATCGTTTTTTCGCTTCTGGGGATAATTGTTGCCCTCGTGGTGAAAAACCACGGCGACCAGATGGCTGTGAACACTTTTGTTATAACGCCGATGATATTTCTCTCAGGCACGTTTTATCCTGTGGATAAAATGCCGCTGACAGCAAAAATCATAGCGCATATCTCGCCCCTGACCTATTCCACGCAGCTGATACGATGTTCCCTGATAGGAACCGGATGTGATCTGCTGCTGAATCTTGGGGTTATGCTTGGTGCCGCCGCTGTGCTGTTTGTCATAGCGGGGCGGATTCTGAAAGGGGTTGAGAGTTGA
- a CDS encoding ABC transporter substrate-binding protein — protein MFRLFLTLIILLSAFNALAAERVVILAPAAADVFYKLGAGDRVAGVTKNVTEFPDAVKVGTHIRPNAEIIRSLRPDLIITGSADEYYADAVKAITGAAVYKYDPLNLEEILTAVMEIGKITGHERQAEALAAELRAKLASVKPLKEKPGVIYEISQLPYIVAGRGNIAASVVSAAGGEILTDSDGKLVKLSVEKAVALQPDVYIWQTGPMNRNPVEPEKRPEFAKMKTKWIHADERKYSRANTGSFDAVLELNSALRKLYE, from the coding sequence ATGTTCAGGCTGTTTCTCACACTGATCATTTTACTTTCCGCATTTAACGCACTCGCCGCCGAAAGGGTGGTTATACTCGCTCCTGCCGCAGCGGACGTCTTTTACAAGCTGGGCGCCGGTGACAGGGTTGCGGGGGTTACGAAGAATGTTACAGAGTTTCCGGACGCTGTGAAGGTCGGCACGCATATCCGCCCCAATGCTGAGATAATACGCTCTCTCAGACCCGATCTGATAATCACAGGCTCCGCTGATGAGTATTATGCGGACGCTGTGAAGGCTATTACGGGCGCGGCTGTGTATAAGTATGATCCTCTGAATCTGGAAGAGATTCTCACAGCGGTGATGGAAATCGGGAAAATAACCGGACACGAGAGACAGGCGGAAGCGCTGGCGGCAGAGCTCAGAGCGAAGCTCGCCTCTGTGAAGCCGCTTAAGGAAAAGCCCGGGGTAATTTACGAAATCAGCCAGCTTCCTTATATAGTTGCGGGCAGAGGAAATATAGCCGCTTCTGTGGTGAGTGCCGCCGGGGGTGAGATTCTGACGGATTCTGACGGAAAGCTTGTGAAGCTCTCCGTTGAAAAAGCCGTTGCTTTGCAGCCTGATGTATACATATGGCAGACGGGACCGATGAACCGCAATCCTGTGGAACCGGAAAAAAGACCGGAGTTTGCGAAAATGAAAACGAAATGGATACATGCGGATGAAAGAAAATACTCAAGAGCCAATACAGGCTCGTTTGACGCTGTTCTTGAGCTTAATTCCGCATTGAGGAAATTATATGAGTAA
- a CDS encoding TonB-dependent receptor plug domain-containing protein: MYRKLIFVLPLLVFSLISASAAEMETEKIKVTATRVEKEMQEVPYTVNVITEEDIRKSGATSLAELLRDIPSVQMTSTGAAGIQRLSLRGESSSRTLIMVDGMKITEQKSMDGTPLLIDVNSIERIEIIKGPGSVLYGSEAIGGAINIITKKGGDRPVQGMLSYTYNTNSDSFNAAASLYGGVKNFYYRAEVSQNDFGKREDSHGDELDGTEYENTNMSLLAGYKNKKFDTGAQYTKYESESDVYVGEIEPPFTDMFMELPEWNREKYAGWFEYRNPGSFLNKARLDVFTQETYKKFINNMDMVVSMGPISMPMSYRGLTKNTLDTTGVLGQFDFELTDTNLLIAGFEYNIDELNAKDNIQTFGAPAATLTDTDAKQTTMSAFINDEQVLGSFILSAGLRYTKVENEIESTNNASIPDEDTDDDNIVGSVSVVYTGIRNTALRALYSSGYRTPNLQQLYMGTTHGSSTPTFSNPDLDPETSDNFEVGARFANKIMDIDLAVFHTKSEDYITTVIIPYGASTANMFANIEKARTIGTELTAKAYVGNFTPYVNGAYMRRKYEMEGLSTYKVGAPELTSRFGLRHDSKFGKKFTLNTDLYGRYASKTESAVSDGSIDVTESYTTLNLALTGSYAYKDGRRIMLGVEALNINNQDYELAMSPIPEPGRHFILKVSADF; the protein is encoded by the coding sequence ATGTACAGAAAATTAATTTTTGTGCTCCCTCTGCTTGTGTTTTCCCTGATTTCCGCTTCCGCTGCGGAGATGGAGACAGAGAAGATAAAAGTAACCGCAACCAGAGTTGAAAAGGAGATGCAGGAAGTTCCCTACACGGTCAACGTAATCACAGAAGAAGATATACGTAAGTCCGGCGCAACAAGCCTTGCAGAGCTTTTAAGAGATATACCCTCCGTTCAGATGACAAGCACAGGCGCGGCGGGAATCCAGAGGCTCAGCCTCAGGGGAGAGAGCAGTTCCAGAACGCTGATCATGGTGGACGGAATGAAGATCACCGAGCAGAAGTCCATGGATGGAACGCCCCTTCTGATTGATGTAAACAGTATCGAAAGAATAGAGATAATAAAAGGACCGGGCTCTGTGCTTTACGGTTCTGAAGCCATAGGCGGCGCTATAAATATCATCACCAAAAAAGGGGGCGACAGACCTGTTCAGGGGATGCTGAGCTACACCTACAACACCAACAGCGATTCGTTCAACGCGGCAGCTTCTCTCTACGGCGGAGTGAAAAACTTCTACTACAGGGCAGAAGTTTCCCAAAACGATTTCGGCAAGCGTGAAGATTCCCACGGTGATGAGCTTGACGGCACGGAATATGAAAATACCAATATGAGCCTCCTCGCCGGATACAAAAACAAGAAATTCGATACAGGTGCTCAGTACACTAAATATGAGTCTGAAAGTGATGTTTATGTGGGTGAGATAGAGCCTCCGTTTACAGATATGTTCATGGAACTCCCCGAGTGGAACAGGGAGAAATACGCCGGATGGTTTGAGTACCGCAATCCGGGCAGCTTTCTCAATAAAGCCAGACTGGATGTGTTTACTCAGGAAACGTATAAAAAATTCATAAACAACATGGATATGGTTGTCAGCATGGGACCCATCTCCATGCCCATGTCCTACAGAGGGCTCACAAAAAACACACTGGACACCACAGGGGTTCTCGGTCAGTTTGACTTCGAGCTTACTGATACCAACCTTCTCATAGCCGGTTTTGAGTACAACATAGATGAACTCAACGCCAAAGACAATATACAGACCTTCGGCGCGCCTGCCGCCACTTTGACGGATACGGACGCAAAGCAGACCACAATGTCAGCCTTTATTAATGATGAGCAGGTTCTGGGCAGTTTCATCCTCAGCGCCGGACTTCGCTACACCAAAGTTGAAAACGAGATTGAAAGCACAAACAACGCCAGCATTCCCGATGAGGACACTGACGATGACAACATAGTCGGCAGTGTCTCTGTGGTTTACACGGGGATAAGAAATACGGCTCTGCGTGCGCTGTATTCCAGCGGCTACAGAACACCTAACCTTCAGCAGCTTTACATGGGCACGACTCACGGAAGCAGCACACCGACTTTCTCAAATCCCGATCTTGATCCTGAAACTTCGGACAACTTTGAAGTGGGAGCGAGATTTGCCAACAAAATAATGGATATTGATCTTGCCGTGTTCCATACCAAATCGGAAGACTATATCACAACCGTCATAATACCTTACGGTGCTTCTACAGCGAATATGTTTGCCAACATTGAAAAGGCTCGGACCATAGGCACTGAACTGACGGCGAAAGCTTATGTGGGTAACTTCACCCCCTATGTGAACGGCGCATACATGAGACGCAAATACGAAATGGAAGGGCTCAGTACATATAAAGTCGGTGCCCCTGAGCTTACTTCAAGGTTCGGTCTGCGTCATGATTCTAAATTCGGGAAGAAATTCACTCTGAACACTGATCTGTACGGACGCTATGCCTCAAAAACCGAGAGTGCGGTATCAGACGGCAGTATTGATGTTACCGAATCTTACACCACACTGAACCTCGCTCTGACAGGATCATACGCTTACAAAGACGGCAGAAGAATCATGCTCGGCGTGGAAGCGCTGAATATCAACAATCAGGACTATGAGCTTGCTATGTCGCCGATTCCCGAACCCGGGAGACATTTCATCCTCAAAGTGTCCGCAGATTTTTAA
- a CDS encoding sirohydrochlorin cobaltochelatase → MKHIFAVFLAFLAFTGAVQASGGEKAMDEKTAIVITSFGTTYETTLEPILALVRETQVKYPETPVRLAFTSNIIRRIWNERAADAQYRREHPQIPEMLYGVKNVLGVMADLQNLGYRNIVVQPTLITDGEEYADMTAYVSALASIKTLKPKFQPFAAVGIGKPLTGAYSHGEYLEALAKVLEPDIKQAKDAKAALVYMGHGNEHMSQGAYYELEIILNRKYGVPVAIGLVEGLPDFDTVLEKLTAKKVKNVILRPLMYVAGDHAENDMAGDEEDSWKVMLTKAGFNVTPVLEGLGHKAAVRGIFINHLEEAAKEAGIKLK, encoded by the coding sequence GTGAAGCACATATTCGCAGTGTTCCTTGCCTTTCTCGCTTTTACGGGCGCAGTGCAGGCATCAGGAGGAGAAAAAGCAATGGATGAAAAAACGGCAATTGTCATCACGTCATTCGGCACAACCTATGAAACAACTCTGGAGCCGATACTCGCACTGGTGAGAGAAACGCAGGTTAAGTACCCCGAAACACCCGTGCGCCTTGCGTTTACATCAAACATAATCCGCAGGATATGGAATGAGAGGGCGGCAGACGCTCAATACCGCAGGGAGCACCCGCAGATTCCCGAAATGCTTTACGGTGTAAAAAACGTTCTCGGCGTTATGGCGGATCTCCAGAACCTTGGCTACAGAAATATAGTTGTTCAGCCTACGCTTATCACAGACGGTGAGGAGTACGCCGACATGACTGCTTATGTCAGTGCCCTTGCCTCCATAAAAACACTCAAACCGAAATTTCAGCCCTTTGCGGCGGTGGGCATAGGCAAACCCCTTACCGGAGCCTATTCCCACGGGGAATATCTGGAAGCTCTGGCAAAAGTTCTTGAGCCGGACATAAAACAGGCGAAGGACGCAAAAGCCGCCCTTGTTTACATGGGGCACGGAAACGAGCATATGTCGCAGGGCGCTTATTACGAACTTGAGATAATTCTCAACCGTAAGTACGGAGTGCCCGTTGCCATAGGTCTGGTGGAAGGGCTGCCCGATTTTGACACTGTGCTTGAGAAGCTCACTGCTAAAAAGGTTAAAAACGTCATCCTCAGACCGCTTATGTATGTTGCGGGCGACCATGCGGAAAACGACATGGCGGGGGATGAGGAAGATTCATGGAAGGTGATGCTCACCAAGGCGGGGTTCAATGTTACGCCCGTTCTTGAAGGGCTGGGGCATAAAGCCGCTGTCAGGGGGATTTTTATTAATCACCTTGAGGAAGCCGCAAAGGAAGCCGGAATAAAACTCAAATAA
- a CDS encoding ABC transporter ATP-binding protein, whose product MNKITVRSLTKLFGGQTAVDGISFDVEEGSVLALLGPNGAGKTTTINMLTGLTIPASGEIRYDGEEFDPQNKRIKRTIGVVPQHNNVDRDLTVYQNLKTHAVLFGVDRAEERIAQALDFSGLSAHAGKTAGNLSGGMKRRLIIARALLHDPFVLFLDEPTVGLDASVRRTMWDFIRSINQEKQCTILLTTHYIEEAELLSDRVMIMDKARIVAEGTAAELKARVGKWALDIYRNGRTETEFFETREAGLKRLASLTETASIRETNLEDVYLTITGRRIDA is encoded by the coding sequence ATGAATAAAATAACAGTCAGATCCCTTACCAAGCTCTTCGGCGGTCAGACCGCCGTGGACGGAATAAGCTTTGACGTGGAGGAGGGGAGCGTTCTTGCTCTCCTCGGTCCTAACGGCGCAGGCAAAACCACGACTATAAACATGCTGACGGGGCTGACTATTCCCGCCTCCGGTGAAATACGGTACGACGGTGAAGAGTTTGACCCGCAGAATAAGCGGATTAAGCGCACCATCGGCGTTGTTCCCCAGCATAATAATGTGGACAGGGATCTTACTGTGTATCAGAACCTGAAAACCCATGCTGTGCTTTTCGGCGTTGACAGAGCTGAGGAGAGAATCGCACAGGCTCTTGATTTTTCGGGGCTTTCCGCCCATGCCGGTAAAACTGCCGGAAACCTTTCCGGCGGAATGAAGCGCAGGCTGATAATCGCCCGTGCTCTTCTCCATGATCCGTTCGTCCTTTTTCTGGATGAACCGACTGTCGGGCTTGATGCCTCTGTCCGCAGAACCATGTGGGATTTCATCCGCAGCATCAATCAGGAAAAACAGTGTACAATCCTGCTTACAACTCATTACATCGAGGAAGCCGAACTGCTCTCTGACCGTGTGATGATTATGGACAAGGCAAGAATTGTAGCAGAAGGCACGGCGGCGGAGCTTAAGGCAAGGGTCGGCAAATGGGCGCTTGACATATACAGAAACGGCAGAACGGAAACAGAGTTCTTTGAAACCCGTGAGGCAGGGCTTAAAAGGCTTGCCTCACTGACGGAAACAGCGAGCATAAGGGAAACGAACCTTGAGGATGTCTACCTCACCATTACCGGAAGGAGGATAGACGCATGA